A genomic region of Burkholderia humptydooensis contains the following coding sequences:
- a CDS encoding AI-2E family transporter codes for MDSGNDHQKFFHLLLLVVTVGLCWILTPFFGAIFWGTILAILFQPVQRWLAARFGKRRNLAALVTLSLIILIVILPLAFVTATLVQEIAYAYQQIKTLQPNMTQYFQEFMHALPSSVHRVLHNYGLTDIAGIQKKLTDGAAAISQFVAAQALSIGQNTFQFVVSFGVMLYLVFFLLRDGGEIGRRVRRALPLNEAHKQHLLTKFTTVVRATVKGNIAVAAVQGALGGLIFWILGIEGVILWGALMAFLSLLPAIGAGLVWVPAAGYFAVTGQVWKCVILVAFCVGVIGLVDNLLRPILVGKDTKMPDWVVLISTLGGMALFGINGFVIGPLVAALFMASWDLFARTEQTDWE; via the coding sequence ATGGATAGCGGGAACGATCACCAAAAATTCTTCCACCTGCTGCTTCTCGTCGTCACCGTCGGCCTTTGCTGGATATTGACGCCGTTCTTCGGCGCAATCTTCTGGGGAACCATTCTCGCGATCCTGTTCCAGCCCGTGCAGCGCTGGCTCGCCGCGCGCTTCGGCAAGCGCCGTAATCTCGCCGCGCTCGTCACGCTGTCGCTCATCATCCTGATCGTGATCCTGCCGCTCGCGTTCGTGACTGCGACGCTCGTGCAGGAAATCGCGTACGCGTATCAGCAGATCAAGACGCTGCAGCCGAACATGACGCAATACTTCCAGGAGTTCATGCACGCGCTGCCGAGCTCCGTGCATCGCGTGCTGCACAACTACGGGCTCACCGACATCGCCGGCATCCAGAAGAAGCTGACCGACGGCGCGGCCGCGATCAGCCAGTTCGTCGCCGCGCAGGCGCTCAGCATCGGACAGAACACGTTCCAGTTCGTCGTGAGCTTCGGCGTGATGCTGTATCTCGTGTTCTTCCTGTTGCGCGACGGCGGCGAGATCGGCCGCCGCGTGCGGCGCGCGCTGCCGCTCAACGAAGCGCACAAGCAGCATCTGCTGACGAAGTTCACGACCGTCGTGCGCGCGACCGTCAAGGGCAACATCGCGGTCGCGGCCGTGCAGGGCGCGCTCGGCGGCCTGATCTTCTGGATTCTCGGGATCGAGGGCGTGATTCTGTGGGGCGCGCTGATGGCGTTCCTGTCGCTGCTGCCCGCGATCGGCGCGGGCCTCGTCTGGGTGCCCGCCGCCGGCTATTTCGCGGTGACGGGGCAGGTCTGGAAATGCGTGATCCTCGTCGCGTTCTGCGTCGGCGTGATCGGGCTCGTCGACAATCTGCTGCGGCCGATCCTCGTCGGCAAGGACACGAAGATGCCCGACTGGGTCGTGCTGATCTCGACGCTCGGCGGCATGGCGCTCTTCGGCATCAACGGCTTCGTGATCGG